From the Malus domestica chromosome 17, GDT2T_hap1 genome, one window contains:
- the LOC114822423 gene encoding uncharacterized protein, producing the protein MVLYWNNDALMCKIFAITLQGEAQDWFHTLPSQSIQNFDDLSLVFTKEYSSYRSIKKKSDHLFNVKKNPNESLCNYVKRFKAEKANIVWCDNSITNAAFQKGLPVDHPLFREMIMKEDLTLAYSFALAEKHALWDEAQQAENAPEQPRKESIAVQRKETGSNPTRAGDTSKLDHTKYCAFHRGPGHTTYDCYTWKNYLEKLVKEGKVDRYLDKPAVQPRRNADGDEEPSTKMIRINDIFVESEHLRATNNSKKRKIQQALLISQVQSVDTQPGPIIGFTEQDAEGVDFPHDDALVVSVQLAHAIVDKMMVDNGSAVNLIQLLVIQKMGLESTIIRRAKVLTEFNGYTSTIIGHITLYVKTPPVVSKKTFTIVSDPSPYNGILRRP; encoded by the exons ATGGTCCTTTATTGGAACAATGACGcccttatgtgcaaaatattcgccatcactctacaaggcgaggcacaagattggtttcatACCTTGCCATCGCAATCCATCCagaattttgatgatctttccttggttttcaccaaagaatactcatcttatcgttcgatcaagaaaaagtctGATCACTTGTTCAAcgtaaagaaaaacccaaatgaGTCACTTTGCAACTACGTGAAgagattcaaagcagagaaggcaaaTATCGTCTGGTGCGATAACTCGATAACAAATGCAGCTTTCCAAAAAGGACTCCCAGTAGACCACCCACTGTTCAgagaaatgatcatgaaagaagacctaACTCTAGCATATTCCTTTGccttggcagagaagcatgcactttgggacgaggctcaaCAAGCAGAAAATGCGCCCGAGCAGCCTCGAAAAGAGTCGATAGCTGTTCAAAGGAAAGAGACGGGAAGCAACCCAACAAGGGCAG gagatacttccaagttggaccaCACCAAGTATTGCGCATTCCACCGAGGTCCTGGTCACACAACCTACgactgctacacttggaagaactacctagagAAGCTCGTGAAAGAAGGCAAAGTCGATAGATACTTGGACAAGCCAGCTGTGCAACCAAGAAGGAATGCAGATGGTGATGAAGAGCCGTCAACCAAGATGATTCGAATCAATGACATTTTCGTCGAATCCGAGCACTTGAGGGCCACTAATAACTCCAAAAAGAGGAAAATTCAACAGGCTTTACTAATCTCACAAGTCCAATCAGTCGATACCCAACCTGGACCCATTATTGGCTTCACTGAGCAGGATGCAGAAGGCGTCGATTTCCCACATGACGATGCACTAGTAGTATCTGTCCAATTAGCCCATGCTATAGTCGACAAgatgatggttgacaatggaagtgcaGTTAACTTAATTCAACTCTTAGTCATTCagaagatgggcctggaaagCACAATCATACGTCGAGCAAAGGTACTTACCGAATTCAACGGATACACCTCAACTATCATCGGCCACATCACACTTTATGTGAAAACACCGCCTGTCGTCTCAAAGAAAACGTTCACGATTGTAAGCGATCCAtctccctacaatgggattcttAGGAGACCTTAG